The following proteins are co-located in the Vidua macroura isolate BioBank_ID:100142 chromosome 29, ASM2450914v1, whole genome shotgun sequence genome:
- the MRPS21 gene encoding 28S ribosomal protein S21, mitochondrial yields MANHLRFVGRTVMVQNGNVEAAYGVLNRILAQDGVAEAVRRSRYYEKPSRARRRRAFEACRRVYCAEMARRIAFLARSARQDPWPGC; encoded by the exons ATGGCGAACCACCTGCGCTTCGTGGGCCGCACGGTGATGGTGCAGAACGGAAACGTGGAGGCGGCGTACGGCGTCCTGAACCG GATCCTGGCGCAGGACGGCGTGGCCGAGGCGGTGCGGCGCTCCCGCTACTACGAGAAGCCGAgccgggcgcggcggcggcgggcgtTCGAGGCCTGCCGGCGGGTGTACTGCGCCGAGATGGCGCGCAGGATCGCCTTCCTGGCGCGGAGCGCCCGCCAGGACCCGTGGCCGGGCTGCTGA